TAATAGATACGAGtacatattaaacatttgtataaaaaccCGATTGAGctagttttaattattcatgtaGGTTTTTGtgctttttatgatatttttaagtcatttaattttattttatttaaactaaagttTTTGGGAAGCGAACAAACCTACGCAGACGGTCGTTAATGTAAATTGCGTTATTGAAGTATAACTAAAAAAAGTCTGTAcaagtttcgattaaaaatcGATCCTAATTTTGCCTTAGTTCTAGTCTAATATAACGCAgtaaataaaccaaataaaagtCATCCTCCTTTGTTTGAATTAGTGTAAAACATTAAAGTTCCTTTGATTACTTCGTACGAGTTCCCATACCAATAAGGCGATGATAATTTGGCTTCTCACATTGTGCCATAAACATATAAGTGACGCGCgagtataataatttactcaTAAGAGatgattttatacataaagattTAAAGACGTTTTGCGACGAATGCCAGGATTACATAAgtagtttataaatagaaattagcTAACGAATAGAATACATAAATGTAGTAATCTACGGAAACTATAGTATATAATCTACCGCTTTAGAGCAACGTTGTTGTCCTAGCTTTTATTacaatccatccatccatcATAAGATTTCAACCATTAAATCTACAACaaatcttataaaacaaaaggttcGACaactactttttaaatgtaatctaaTCCATCCAAAATATTCCGCACGATTTTAGAATCGATTTTTTGGTAATAAACGTGACCAAAGTTCTCTCAACGATAGTGGccttaataatatcaaataaataatcgatCGAATCGCCATCGATCCAGAGCGTAGCGATGCGATACCGCGCACCTGTCACGACGGTAGATCACAACGTTTGATCGATGACGAATTGATTTCCTATTGTTGATGACTTCATCGGAATTTCGACTATATCCCGATTTAGTACATCCCTATCCATCCGAGCTTGACAATTGTTTACACACAGATGAGATTATTTATGGGAAAGAATGTCTGATTAAAACGCCTTTCGTTTATAATCTTctttttacatgtataatatcatTGGTTTATAATacgaaagttttatattataaattacagtatAAGTTAAAGGTTTTAttccatacattttatttatgtttacttttattaacacgacgtatatcataaataactaaattagggtatgacattttatacaaaaacggCTTTATTAAATAGACGTCCTTAACTAGCGGTTGtcctttatttattaacgtCCTTGGTGATATATCACTGTAGGCCACCGGGACCGCTCGACACACTCCCAAGCTCTATATTGAGACGTGTACTGAAGAACCCAGTATGTTTGTTGTACGGGTGACAAATAAACACCAATAAGgtttaaatgacataaaaacCATGAAAGCGTACATTTAAAATGCTATTTTATACCCAAggaaataaagtacatttttttgtCTTCGTATGTTTGTTATGAGCGTCTACATGgtgtttatttgtgtaatttttcACGTAAGTGGGAGACGCGAACAGCGGGAGTTCGCCGACAAAGTCCCCGGGGGTGCAGCCACCGCTTCTAAGCGAACGCGCGCCACTGTGTGATATTAGTAATAACGCGACAGTATCcaaataaatgttaagtttGGACACTAGGGCCAGTGAATTATTATCGTCGATTAGAAACTCCTACACTTCGGTCAATAATGCTTGGATTTCCTTTAAAACTCGTTCAATTCAGTctgttgataaaattaattaatattctacagaaaaaacaatgtcattttcatgtatgcataaaatctgtaatttttgtttgtttggaacacttctgtcttatatatacattttgtaattcacgTTGGAGTTTAATCAGCTTATCGTTATAATTTTCCTGCACGTGAAACTGttcataaaaaagaacaattttgCGTAATACACTAACAGCATTGAGACCATCATTTAAAGTAGGCACTGTAAATTGTTCTTCAGAGTCGTCCTGTTTGTCATTTTCTTCTTGAACTTCTCGAACTTCTCGTACAATATCATCTTCCGTAGCCGGTGCACAAGTCGCAATAGACCTATCTACATCAAGGACTCGTCTGCTTCAGTAGTAGATAAAGCAGGTCGTAAATTTTGGGCTAATTCGAATAAAGAAATGTTGTCGTCTTCGTCATCGTCAGTCACGTAATCTGAGGTTACTGTTGGAAGATCCTTAAAACCTGCATGTCTAAAGCAGTTAGCTATAGTTTTCTGTGAAACTTTTTCCCATTCGTCTGATATCATCAAGGTGGCATCAAGAACCGTAAAGCTATTCTGATTATTACTGTCAAAGTTTTGTATTAACTTTAACACTTGCATTCTTCTATAATGAGATTTTAAACATCTTTTACACCTTGGTCCATAGGTTGCAATACAGATGTAACATTTGGTGGTAAGAAAACAAGTTTAATGAACTTTAGATTAGTAACAGCTGGATGAGCAGGACAATTATCAACCAAAAGTGGAACTTTCTTATTGTTTGCTTTTAATTCGGCGTTCCAGTGTCACAACCATCTTTCAAAGATTTCCGATGTCATCCATGatttcacatttttttcataCGTTACCGGCAGTGAGCGTACTGATTTAAAGCATCTTGGTTTCTTAGATTTCCCAATAACTAAAAGCTTCTTTTTACAGGACCCTGTCATATTTGCTGCAACCATGATCTTTAGTCTCGTCTTTGACATTTTTCCTCCCGAACAATTCTCTCCTTTGAACTTTAAAGTCCTGCCTGGTGTCATATTGTAAAAAAGTCCGGTTTCGTCCGCGTTAAAATGTCGTCTGGTGTGTAGCCTTCGCATAACATGGGCCACTTTTGCGTCATTTAATCTTCTACAGCACCTTTATCAACACTGGCAGCTTCACCACTTATTTTCCCGCCGACAATGCCGTGCCGAGCCCGAAAACGTTGAATCCAACTAGACGAGCAAACAAAATCTTCACCAAAACGTTGAGCAAAATCGTTTGCTTTTTGTTGAAGAATTGGTCCACTTATTGGCACATTATTTGTCCTTTGATATTTAAACCACTTTAACAAAGCTTCTTCAATCTTCGTATGCTTCTTTGTCCGGGCTCGTTTCATTTTCAAAAAGATTTTGTCATAGAGGTTTTGAATTTTTTCCCTCTCATTCCAAATGGTGGAAATTGTCGAATGTGATACGCCATATTCTTTTGCTAAGTCTTTGTTTGGAACTGCGCTCTCTAACTTTGAAATAATACGCGACTTTTCTTCGATATTAATCTGCTTTCTTTTTGCTCCCGACATGTTGACAGTTTCACAATTAACTCAACACTGTGTTTTGGTGCGTCTTGTGTACAAATGCGTGTGTTTTGTTTCTAAGAATTACAAAAGACCCTAAACCTTTTGTGCCTGAACTCGACACGTGTTTACTTTTACGACTTTTACGATAATAGCCATTGACCATTAATTACACTGTGCCTATtcaaattgtttacaatacggatcagctggttgttctacagatataattttTCGAAAACATTAGCGAAATGTGGTCGTATAATGCGGTATGTCGTAGTAAGCAATGTcgtaaaaagcaatattttttttataagactgTTATGTAGCATTCAGTCGGGACctttgattttggtcaatataaccgatatgttgttctaaacgatgtcgtcataaacggttttaaatgtatttttatattttttatctatttttatagacacaaaattattttatcgatcGATCGAGTTTGGCAATGAGTGTTGCGATATCTAGACAGTCACGTTTGACGGTGCGATGCTGCAGGTCAGGGCGGTGGCGGTGACCGCGTAGGCTCGCGTTTTGGCCGCCGCTCCGCCCACCCTCGTCTATTGTCTACCCACATGCAGACGTGCAAGCGTGATCTCACTTTATCGGCTAACGATCTAATTAACGTATGAATTTTGAAGCTACCAAAATATCGCCCCACTTAAtgatgttgtaaattattatttatactcatAGTAATAGTACGTACAAACAATACTTTATTTACTACGTAGTTGTACTACTACCGTTATTACAGGAACAGCCTGTGAGTTTTTCACGGCTGACCTAAGGGCCTCTTCATCTCCTGAGTAGAATATATTTCACAATTCAttatcattcatttatattccaatgtaggttggtggatatacTTGTGGCAAATGTCAAATGCTGGTTTCACAGATCTTTTTTACCGCAGaacatgaaataatttataaaaaaaaaatcaagtacaaAGAAGTCAACGGCATTTACCCAGATTTGAGCCGTCGTTGAGATTCACGTGTTTTAACCACTGAGTCACCTGGGATAATACCATACCAGTTTCATACACATAATTTAAGTCCCAAAATACCAATATATTTACCTGATTGACGTTTATGGTATTGCTCCGCTCCTAAATGTTGTAGCgtgaatacataatttaaaatgcaaaaatattttttcaaaccgAATTTCTAGTTCCTGAGATTACCACGTTCATTCATACAAgctctataatataataacatataagcTTCGGAAGTAGTGACAAAGTACAATAATTGCAATGAACCTACTTTACAGAGCTGACAATACGTGAATAGTCGCCTCGGATTAAAATGCCGACGGGCCACCACTGCGTTATCATAAATTCTTTTCAAAATGTCATTATTCAGTTTGCGAATATGGAACAAAGACGTCTATTTCTGTAGCGACTAATGTAAGGTAAACATCGCATTAGTGCTAAGGAACAATTGAACACTGTGTCCGGTCGGACTACGGCTTATGGTATATTTATGACGCTTTCCCAGTAATGGCGGATTAGGAACAAGGAACATCTTGTGTGGCGCGAGGGAGGATAAGTTTAGTTCCGTTTGCGCTAAAAGCATTCAAGATGTGATTCAGTTCAAGTATCATATCGATAGATTTACAGCTCACCCAAGCCATTTACGCACACGCTTTGaacgttataattttaataattatacgtacGTTTTTAGGACTTGGGGCTGCGAATTACAGTCAATAGCGTGATTAAGAGCTAGGTATTTGAGTAGGAACAATACGGTATAGTGAGGATGAAGAAAGGCTTGTGACGTGGGCGTGAGAAAGGTGCGGTGATGCATCACTGCTAATACGCTTAATAAATACGTGCGTCTGCGCAGCCTGTTTGTTAGCTATCCTTGAAAAAATTCATCGAACtacataattacaaaaaaaatatgacctatataatctaaataacttttaaattctgATAATATCTTTAACATAAGTATTCTGTTAAAAGGTTTGGATATAAACTCTTTATAATCAACCGAATGTAACGAGTTAGGttataatatttcgtataattcattcatacatatttaatttgtctatGAAATCATTCCAttcaaagtataattatttaagatatttatcaaaataatgtatgctATGTCATTAACCTCTTAAATCACAAAATTAaatccatttaaatttatacaaatctaGACTACGAAATTAGCCTTTAATGTAAAAGTCCACATTAATTCGTGGGAACGACAATAGCACATGGTGTGTGACCAGCTCCCAGCGCTGTGGCGGTGGTACGATGGTATCTACCTCTCGCTACTCTCACGTCGCGCTAACTAATTGCTTTGTTCACCCGCCATGAAATTATACCATTTATACCCGCATACTTCAAAACAATGACCTGCAATGCTTAAATTTATgttcgttttttatataattaagtactaGTATATAACTATAGGCTTATAACAATCCGCGGAATATATTTTgagtaagattattattaaaatttatatttcactgtATTTCTGCATACttggataaaattaaataattattcaatttgtaattataaataggtatttttttactacCCAGCTCTAGAGCTCCTGATGATGATCTAGATCATCCCCTCAAAAAGAGAGGAAactttagcccagcaatgggacagactttatacttttacttttacaatgtttttataaggTGTTTAATGGTTTTGCGTGTAATCCGCCATATAAAGATTGTTTGATCTTTGTTcgattataaatgttatattgttttattggaCTCTGAACATTATTTTGGGCTTGTTGTGATTGTCCGAGGTGATTCCACGGCGTCGGCGAACACACGCTCGAGGCAGTATGACGAATCCAATTAACAGCACTAACGAATACTGTCGGACGTACACTATTTATGTTTCCTCGCAGTCACACTGTAAATATTTAGTCCTGGACGCGTCTGGCGTAGCCCTTGTCTTATCTCTTTACTGGCCTGTAAACGATTTCATGAACCGCTCGAGCTTTCCGCACCGACATACAGGATACACgtttgtaaataatgattagAAAATGGCACCCAAAAGAGTATTCTTGAAAGCTTCCTCAGAcagtaatttgtttgtttatttataccttCGCGTTAAGCGGAAGATAGGCACGTGCTTCAGATACGATAGTAAAAGATTCTACCGTAAATCTGACATCGGTATACATGCACAGGGGAGCGTGGGTATCGACAGGTGAAGTCGGACGATTATCTGCTAATTTATACGCACCGCTTAACTTCTGTTTTCTCGTATGATATTATTCATTTGGATACACAGGCAAGCGAGCTTGCTAAATATAGTGAGCATCGGCATTCCATGGGCGCCATCGTTTCGACTAACTGTTCAATTGTTGTATTAcgccttttttatttatcttattcaaATGTCATTTTGAGTCGGAGAAGGTTTGAAACTAGCGCTTATTTGGTGTCATGTTCACAGCCGTCACCGGGTGATGTCACCGGGCGCGCCATCATTATGAGAGGGCCCGTTTTGGAATCTTTACGAGCGACACCTCCACATTATATTCGCAATAGTTCATTCACCGATACAACGATATAGCTACATGTCATTTTCTACAATTATCTATTGAACTTCCGCATCACTTTTATTTCTAATGAATTGTCAAAGGTGTGTGTTAGTAACACCAGTACcaatatttgaattaacaattaatatatttaatatgtgtcAATTACGATTTcggctataaatattaaatgaatatgcaATTTGTAGTATAAAGCGAGACGGTTCGAATCGTACCTTGTCGCACCTTTTCATATTATGACTTTCACATTCACGGTTTGTGTATCATCCATGtacgttattataaaatataaaatgtattttcataaatatttttagacaataatgtgtgtaatgtttaaataaaagcatctcatcacaataatattatttatacagccTCTTTTTCAGTTTCAGTTTCAGTtcgttataaaatcaaaattttattttattattttttaggtatCAGATAAGTTTCAAAAAAAAGGTAACACATCCgaggaaatataataataaaattacataatcaaaCAATAagataatgatataattaaatcgtCAGATTTTCTTCTCATTTTCGTAAAAACTATTCTGGATACAGGTGTGTGTGACCACCGTCCGTGAAATGACTGTAAATTTGCTGTGGTGTGGTCCAT
This genomic stretch from Vanessa tameamea isolate UH-Manoa-2023 chromosome 9, ilVanTame1 primary haplotype, whole genome shotgun sequence harbors:
- the LOC135193421 gene encoding LOW QUALITY PROTEIN: tigger transposable element-derived protein 4-like (The sequence of the model RefSeq protein was modified relative to this genomic sequence to represent the inferred CDS: substituted 1 base at 1 genomic stop codon), yielding MSGAKRKQINIEEKSRIISKLESAVPNKDLAKEYGVSHSTISTIWNEREKIQNLYDKIFLKMKRARTKKHTKIEEALLKWFKYQRTNNVPISGPILQQKANDFAQRFGEDFVCSSSWIQRFRARHGIVGGKISGEAASVDKGRTLKFKGENCSGGKMSKTRLKIMVAANMTGSCKKKLLVIGKSKKPRCFKSVRSLPVTYEKNVKSWMTSEIFERWLXHWNAELKANNKKVPLLVDNCPAHPAVTNLKFIKLVFLPPNVTSVLQPMDQGVKDV